Proteins encoded by one window of Cellvibrio sp. KY-GH-1:
- the ndk gene encoding nucleoside-diphosphate kinase, with the protein MAVEQTLSIIKPDAVSKNHIGEIVARFEQAGLKIVAQRMMLLSRAQAEGFYAEHKGRPFFDGLVNFMTSGPVVVQVLSGENAIALNRELMGATDPAKAAPGTIRADFAQAIDANAVHGSDSPMSAAREVAYFFASSEVVIR; encoded by the coding sequence ATGGCTGTTGAACAAACTTTATCCATTATCAAACCAGATGCAGTAAGCAAAAATCATATTGGTGAAATTGTTGCCCGTTTTGAACAGGCAGGTTTGAAAATTGTTGCCCAACGTATGATGCTGTTGAGTCGTGCCCAGGCAGAAGGTTTTTATGCAGAGCACAAAGGTCGTCCATTTTTTGATGGCTTGGTAAATTTTATGACCTCCGGCCCGGTGGTTGTACAGGTGTTGTCGGGTGAAAACGCGATCGCACTGAATCGCGAATTGATGGGTGCTACTGATCCAGCCAAAGCTGCACCAGGAACCATTCGTGCTGATTTTGCCCAGGCGATCGACGCCAATGCTGTTCACGGTTCCGATTCACCCATGTCTGCTGCGCGCGAAGTTGCATACTTCTTTGCCAGCAGTGAAGTTGTTATTCGTTAA
- a CDS encoding SufE family protein, whose translation MTQFGIEVTTDDIIDSLGFFDNWEERYKYIIDLGKELPPMPESFRSEEFLVRGCQSQVWLVDEHHDGKLFFQADSDAFIVKGLLGVVLAAFNGKTPGEILGFDVDAYFGQLDLLQHLSSTRGNGLKAMVNRIRDKAAAVR comes from the coding sequence ATGACCCAGTTTGGCATTGAAGTAACCACTGATGACATCATTGATAGTCTTGGCTTTTTTGATAATTGGGAAGAGCGTTACAAGTACATTATCGATTTGGGTAAGGAATTACCACCGATGCCAGAAAGCTTTAGGTCTGAAGAGTTCTTGGTGCGTGGCTGCCAAAGTCAGGTGTGGTTGGTTGATGAACATCACGATGGGAAGTTATTTTTTCAGGCAGATAGCGATGCTTTCATAGTAAAAGGCTTATTGGGTGTTGTTTTAGCCGCTTTTAACGGCAAGACTCCGGGGGAAATTCTCGGGTTTGATGTGGATGCTTACTTTGGTCAGCTGGATTTGCTCCAGCACTTAAGCTCAACCCGCGGAAATGGCCTTAAGGCAATGGTAAACCGTATTAGGGACAAGGCTGCCGCTGTTCGCTGA
- the sufT gene encoding putative Fe-S cluster assembly protein SufT → MSERRMVVAQADCPARRVPDGTPLTIPEGTFVTITQALGGNYTLTYHGQMVRVDGTDAHFLGLESEQLEFPAPIDERIHEDQVWQALGTVFDPEIPVDLVNLGLIYNVNVNQALQQVDIQMTLTAPACGMGPVLVGDVEYRVRKVPNVKTVKVELVFDPPWQRHMMSEEAQLQTGMFY, encoded by the coding sequence GGTGGCACAAGCTGATTGCCCCGCGCGGAGGGTTCCGGACGGTACACCTCTGACTATACCGGAAGGAACTTTCGTGACTATTACTCAAGCCCTTGGTGGTAACTACACCTTGACATACCACGGGCAAATGGTGCGGGTAGACGGTACAGATGCCCATTTTCTTGGCTTGGAATCTGAACAGCTGGAATTTCCGGCGCCTATAGATGAGCGTATTCATGAAGATCAAGTATGGCAGGCGCTCGGCACTGTGTTTGACCCGGAAATTCCTGTCGATTTAGTGAATCTCGGGCTAATTTACAACGTGAATGTGAATCAGGCGTTGCAGCAGGTGGATATCCAGATGACGCTGACAGCGCCAGCGTGCGGCATGGGCCCAGTTCTGGTGGGGGACGTGGAATACCGCGTGCGTAAAGTGCCCAATGTTAAAACCGTTAAGGTTGAGTTGGTATTTGATCCCCCTTGGCAGCGTCATATGATGAGTGAAGAAGCCCAGTTACAAACTGGCATGTTCTATTGA